The following proteins are co-located in the Candidatus Zymogenus saltonus genome:
- a CDS encoding M48 family metalloprotease encodes MKPKIGVASIILILTLLQVSCIPLHQPSVNDLINAAITAVPDILPITEAEEIRIGRSIAANVAGRYGVFRDMELTRYVSLVGNTVARKSDRPNLHYSFAVLDTDIINAFSCPGGYVFITMGALEIIDNEAELAAVLAHEVGHVSKRHIIKEIEKKKFLNVGGKVVGNYLNTDPEIFNRATSHGTELLFRGYSRIDEYQADRLSLIYTSKAGYDPNALLSFLEKIKDKGASPNDENARIRTVKLLFSTHPEAENRIERAKNIISRRETDSAKGVLLKERYSENVTPIVTEYFRYYIDYHGDDR; translated from the coding sequence ATGAAGCCGAAGATAGGGGTTGCTTCGATTATCCTGATCCTTACCCTGCTTCAGGTATCCTGCATTCCCCTGCACCAGCCCAGCGTCAACGACTTGATAAACGCCGCAATTACCGCCGTGCCCGACATCCTGCCGATAACCGAGGCGGAGGAGATAAGGATCGGCAGATCTATAGCCGCAAACGTCGCGGGGCGCTACGGCGTTTTTAGGGACATGGAGCTTACCCGGTACGTAAGCCTCGTTGGAAACACCGTCGCAAGGAAATCGGACAGGCCGAATCTTCACTACTCCTTTGCCGTTTTGGACACCGACATCATAAACGCGTTCTCCTGCCCGGGCGGATACGTCTTCATTACCATGGGCGCCCTCGAAATCATAGACAACGAGGCGGAGCTTGCGGCGGTTCTGGCCCACGAGGTCGGCCACGTTTCTAAAAGACACATAATAAAGGAGATAGAAAAGAAGAAGTTCTTGAACGTGGGCGGAAAGGTCGTCGGCAACTACCTGAACACCGACCCCGAAATATTCAACAGGGCCACCTCCCACGGGACCGAGCTGCTCTTCAGAGGATATTCCCGTATCGATGAGTATCAGGCGGACAGGCTCTCCCTTATCTACACATCCAAGGCCGGATACGATCCGAACGCCCTTTTGAGCTTCCTTGAGAAGATCAAGGATAAGGGCGCCTCCCCAAACGACGAAAACGCAAGGATCAGAACGGTAAAACTCCTCTTTTCGACCCATCCCGAAGCCGAGAACAGGATCGAAAGGGCAAAGAACATCATTTCGAGACGAGAAACCGACAGTGCAAAGGGTGTCCTCTTAAAGGAGCGCTACAGCGAGAATGTGACTCCCATAGTAACCGAGTATTTCAGATACTATATCGATTACCACGGGGACGATCGCTAA
- a CDS encoding SH3 domain-containing protein: MKRNLFISVFAFFLLAVIATAVITPQAHAQRDDYIYIRTPDAYLLSGPGTEYRILCKITRSDPLIVIYWRGDWFQVEKVDGTQGWINRVVLNSHDSEKYPVYITETPNRTNESVLDRLKHGFKGSGDGSITASAGGRGIDESDGSGGYYKDFESVGFMESIVIPDYEIQNFINAGGLNR; this comes from the coding sequence ATGAAAAGAAATTTATTCATCTCAGTTTTCGCTTTTTTCCTTTTAGCGGTGATTGCAACGGCGGTAATCACTCCGCAGGCGCATGCCCAGAGGGACGATTACATCTACATCAGAACGCCCGATGCCTATCTCTTGAGCGGCCCGGGGACCGAATACAGGATATTGTGCAAGATAACGAGAAGCGATCCCCTCATAGTAATATACTGGAGGGGGGACTGGTTCCAGGTCGAGAAGGTGGACGGCACACAGGGGTGGATCAACCGGGTGGTTCTAAACAGTCACGATTCCGAAAAATATCCCGTATATATCACCGAGACTCCAAACAGAACAAACGAGAGCGTACTCGACAGGCTGAAGCACGGTTTTAAGGGAAGCGGCGACGGCTCCATCACCGCATCGGCGGGGGGGAGAGGGATCGACGAAAGCGACGGATCAGGAGGCTATTATAAGGATTTCGAATCGGTGGGTTTCATGGAATCGATCGTTATTCCCGACTACGAGATACAGAATTTCATCAATGCCGGGGGTCTCAATAGATGA
- a CDS encoding 50S ribosomal protein L11 methyltransferase — protein MYYTCPMKDSTLIAVSVKVVENAREALNDFLLTLSPGGIVEESKGKGEEWLGESASIYLEKGEAEEKLKRLEEYLSELTSIWGEKAVLRYEVEEIGDGWKYEYQRFFETRRVTDRIVVSPPWEDYLAREGEIVIKILPGAAFGTGTHETTRLSLIAMERVFSTAKIDSVLDVGTGSGILAVAGALLGAGRVLAVDSDEEAVNSAVDNVIRNGVQDIVQIRHETFGDKAGIETDVLGERFDLVVANITGETIRRLAAFLLALTNPGGYLVLSGFLKGEADEILNIFRDEKRFSTTKDSLKEWSAVTVESRTL, from the coding sequence ATGTATTATACTTGTCCCATGAAGGACAGCACCCTCATCGCGGTCTCGGTCAAGGTGGTTGAAAACGCCAGGGAGGCCCTTAACGATTTTCTCCTCACCCTCTCACCGGGCGGGATCGTGGAGGAGAGCAAGGGGAAGGGTGAGGAGTGGCTTGGAGAATCCGCCTCGATATATCTCGAAAAAGGGGAGGCCGAAGAGAAGCTGAAGAGATTGGAGGAATACCTCTCGGAGCTGACCTCTATCTGGGGCGAAAAGGCGGTGCTTCGATACGAGGTGGAGGAGATAGGGGACGGGTGGAAGTATGAGTATCAGCGCTTCTTCGAAACCAGGAGGGTAACGGATCGGATAGTCGTGTCGCCGCCCTGGGAGGATTACCTCGCGCGGGAGGGGGAGATAGTAATCAAGATACTTCCGGGGGCGGCCTTCGGCACCGGAACCCACGAGACAACGAGGCTTTCTCTTATTGCGATGGAGAGGGTATTTTCGACTGCAAAGATCGATTCCGTCCTCGACGTCGGGACAGGCTCCGGGATACTTGCCGTTGCCGGCGCGCTCCTTGGAGCCGGTCGGGTCCTCGCCGTCGATTCCGACGAGGAGGCGGTAAACTCGGCCGTGGATAACGTCATCAGAAACGGCGTTCAGGATATAGTCCAGATAAGGCACGAGACCTTCGGGGACAAGGCGGGAATTGAGACCGATGTCCTTGGGGAGAGATTCGACCTTGTCGTGGCAAATATAACCGGTGAGACGATCAGAAGGCTCGCCGCCTTCCTCTTGGCCCTGACAAATCCCGGCGGATACCTCGTGCTTTCTGGATTCCTTAAGGGAGAGGCGGATGAGATTCTCAACATTTTCAGGGACGAAAAACGCTTTTCAACGACGAAAGACTCTCTTAAGGAGTGGAGCGCTGTCACGGTTGAGAGCCGAACACTATAA
- a CDS encoding MarR family transcriptional regulator: MVELIEDLTILLGESHVPFMNMILEKRLTAKQIDYLSTITRLGNPRLGDLARELGLSSPSITAIIKRFVDLGFVEKTPSEDDKRSFRVRLTEKGRELEKMHQQSHMEMAETLIKNL; encoded by the coding sequence ATGGTCGAATTAATAGAGGACCTAACCATACTCCTCGGCGAGAGCCACGTCCCTTTTATGAACATGATACTGGAAAAGAGACTCACCGCAAAACAGATAGATTACTTAAGCACGATTACAAGACTCGGTAATCCCAGACTTGGCGATCTTGCACGGGAATTGGGGCTGAGCAGCCCCTCTATCACTGCGATTATAAAGAGATTTGTCGATCTTGGATTCGTTGAAAAAACGCCCTCGGAAGACGACAAGAGATCGTTTAGGGTTCGGCTTACCGAGAAAGGAAGAGAATTGGAAAAAATGCATCAGCAATCTCATATGGAGATGGCAGAAACGCTGATCAAAAATCTGTAA
- a CDS encoding alpha/beta hydrolase, which yields MLLRTPDSFVVAHLWSKNPNPMSTMINGVFPLYEHYDPPVEHLTMPVLNIQSSPALSDDSALRFVELPPKGELKTIPGLSHLCMWTKADKFNRLLAEFFNGLSRREERLIGYTGVSIPGCGTNGFKGRATIFAPPFFAE from the coding sequence ATGTTGCTTCGTACTCCCGATAGTTTTGTCGTGGCCCACCTGTGGAGCAAAAACCCAAACCCAATGTCGACGATGATAAACGGTGTCTTCCCACTGTACGAGCACTACGATCCGCCGGTCGAGCATTTGACCATGCCGGTGTTGAACATACAGTCATCCCCGGCCTTGTCGGATGATTCCGCCCTGCGATTCGTGGAGCTTCCGCCCAAGGGGGAGCTGAAAACCATTCCGGGGCTTTCGCATCTCTGCATGTGGACGAAGGCGGACAAGTTCAACCGTCTATTAGCAGAATTTTTTAACGGACTTTCCCGACGCGAAGAAAGGTTGATCGGTTATACAGGAGTATCGATTCCGGGTTGCGGCACCAATGGTTTCAAGGGGAGGGCGACAATTTTTGCCCCCCCCTTTTTTGCTGAATGA
- a CDS encoding thioredoxin domain-containing protein produces MQKIKKVTNILLLLSGAGAVIAVVLTAAHYMPDFGKTLPFCGEAEGSCVDIYQLPYALFLGIPIAAYGLFFYLVVIFTLIAADAAGGRYYREATVILLPLCALALVIDLGLGITLIIIGELCIYCVATYAINIILFLLLIYSFKTANKAEGVSFFATLKNILKIGENERERRAIYALYMICVTLIFSSVFFLSHAFGNKTPDVKTDAQLYIDELYKAPPEAIDFPESDLVVGNKNAPLTVYVFTDFLCSACYRLYNNEQILLKRFDNQIRFVHYNYPLDIKCNESMGRTLYKNSCIASRSMLAASDAGVFSQYYEEHYLRYNKYNHNFTLEDVTVNMGTLADSILFMKYMGSPKTDYIIQRDVRLARKLGIKGTPVLFVNGRRIGGAIPVEVMEKIVYKELSSPQKENK; encoded by the coding sequence ATGCAGAAAATTAAGAAAGTTACCAATATATTGCTTCTGCTTTCGGGGGCGGGGGCCGTCATCGCTGTTGTGTTGACGGCCGCCCACTATATGCCCGATTTCGGTAAAACGCTTCCCTTCTGCGGAGAGGCGGAGGGATCGTGCGTTGATATTTATCAATTGCCGTATGCCCTGTTTCTGGGAATCCCCATCGCGGCATACGGTCTTTTTTTCTATCTTGTCGTTATATTCACCCTTATTGCCGCCGACGCCGCGGGGGGGAGATATTATCGGGAAGCTACGGTCATACTCCTGCCTCTGTGCGCCCTGGCCCTCGTTATTGATCTGGGATTGGGAATCACACTCATTATCATCGGGGAACTCTGCATTTATTGCGTCGCAACATATGCAATAAACATCATTCTTTTCTTGCTTCTGATTTATTCATTCAAAACAGCGAATAAGGCCGAGGGGGTGTCGTTTTTCGCCACGTTGAAAAACATCTTGAAAATAGGTGAAAACGAGAGAGAAAGAAGGGCGATCTACGCGCTTTATATGATTTGTGTCACCCTTATCTTTTCTTCCGTTTTTTTTCTGTCTCACGCATTTGGAAACAAGACGCCGGATGTAAAAACAGATGCTCAATTGTACATTGATGAATTGTATAAGGCTCCGCCCGAAGCGATCGATTTCCCCGAAAGTGACCTTGTCGTTGGGAACAAGAATGCACCCCTGACCGTTTATGTCTTCACGGATTTCCTTTGCAGCGCCTGTTACAGGCTTTATAATAATGAGCAAATCCTGCTGAAGCGGTTCGATAATCAAATAAGATTCGTCCATTACAATTATCCGCTGGATATAAAGTGCAACGAATCGATGGGCCGGACGTTGTATAAAAATTCATGCATCGCATCGCGCTCTATGCTTGCGGCTTCCGATGCGGGTGTTTTCTCCCAATACTATGAAGAACATTATTTAAGGTATAATAAATATAACCACAACTTTACCTTGGAGGATGTCACCGTCAACATGGGAACTCTTGCGGATTCAATTCTTTTTATGAAGTATATGGGATCTCCCAAAACGGACTATATCATCCAGCGTGACGTCAGGTTGGCAAGGAAACTTGGGATCAAGGGCACGCCGGTCCTTTTCGTCAACGGCAGAAGGATCGGGGGGGCGATTCCTGTCGAGGTGATGGAGAAGATTGTCTATAAGGAGCTTTCCTCACCTCAAAAAGAGAATAAGTAG
- a CDS encoding TetR/AcrR family transcriptional regulator → MKETREKILNAAVRVFSRNGFHQAKMDDIAETAGVSKGTLYYNFESKSLLFSATVTEGMEAVMGEIRTSLKSDLPFIDHFRKLIDINVDRYIRYSDLAQIVFNEVSSGIDESVLRNIEEVRGRFIDLVAEELEAGQADNRIRPCNTRLAAVAIVGMMDNLCNLLVRYPGSVDRGEITDFLFSFLAAGLLTRSEADKAKGRIPDPPMKEKA, encoded by the coding sequence ATGAAAGAGACGAGAGAAAAGATACTTAACGCCGCGGTCAGGGTCTTTTCCAGAAACGGTTTTCACCAGGCAAAGATGGACGACATAGCCGAGACGGCCGGCGTCTCCAAGGGAACCCTCTATTACAATTTCGAGAGCAAGTCCCTCCTCTTCTCCGCCACGGTGACCGAGGGAATGGAGGCCGTGATGGGGGAGATAAGGACGAGCCTGAAGTCCGACCTTCCCTTCATAGATCACTTCAGGAAGCTGATAGACATCAACGTGGACAGGTACATTAGATACAGTGACCTCGCTCAAATAGTCTTCAACGAGGTGAGCTCAGGCATAGACGAATCTGTGCTCAGAAACATCGAAGAGGTCCGCGGCCGTTTCATAGATCTGGTGGCGGAAGAGCTTGAGGCCGGTCAGGCCGACAACAGGATTCGGCCCTGCAACACCCGTCTTGCGGCGGTGGCTATCGTGGGGATGATGGACAATCTCTGCAACCTCCTTGTGCGCTATCCGGGATCTGTCGACCGCGGGGAGATAACGGACTTTCTCTTCTCCTTTCTGGCCGCAGGTCTTCTCACCCGCTCCGAGGCAGACAAGGCTAAAGGGAGAATCCCGGATCCGCCGATGAAGGAAAAGGCCTGA
- a CDS encoding aminotransferase class III-fold pyridoxal phosphate-dependent enzyme, with the protein MTAQEYAISHWPDTEEILAKLDRLTHQPMRPIPRDKMEEYLAYFENKCKKSKSLIEKARQYIPGGVQHNLAFNYPFPIAIEKTEGPYLWDVDGNRYIDFLQAGGPTLLGSNFGEVREKVFDLITNCGPVTGLFHEYELKLAELISRHMPAVEMFRMLGSGTEAVMAAIRAARNFTGKKKVIKVGGAYHGWSDQMVYGLHIPGLAGFEAHGIPPECIEHTQEFFPNDIDGPNGLTAIMEKNETDGGTAAVIVEPLGPESATRPVTRDFNQRVRELCDRFGALLIFDEVVTGFRVGLGGAQGYFKIKPDLTIFGKCVAGGYPAAGGLGGRRDIMLTLAAGLEAGKPRVYVGGTLAANPLSCVAGYYSILAIEENRAHVVAGQAGDRLAQGLNEIIERHGLPFVAFNHGSICHLETSGVMLLNIDHPNLLDEAKHRKHMMEEMGAAFMAEGIVTLAGSRLYTSMADTDDVIDDALERFDRIFKDI; encoded by the coding sequence ATGACAGCTCAGGAATACGCAATCTCCCACTGGCCCGATACGGAAGAGATACTCGCAAAATTGGACAGACTGACCCATCAGCCGATGCGTCCAATCCCCAGGGACAAGATGGAAGAGTATCTGGCCTATTTTGAGAATAAGTGCAAGAAGTCGAAGTCATTGATCGAGAAGGCCCGGCAGTACATCCCCGGCGGTGTTCAGCACAACCTCGCCTTCAACTACCCCTTTCCCATCGCCATAGAAAAAACGGAAGGCCCCTATCTCTGGGATGTGGACGGCAACCGCTACATCGACTTCCTTCAGGCCGGCGGGCCAACCCTCCTGGGAAGCAATTTCGGCGAGGTCCGGGAAAAGGTATTCGACCTGATAACCAACTGCGGCCCGGTTACCGGGCTGTTTCACGAGTACGAGCTTAAGCTGGCGGAGCTTATCAGCAGACACATGCCGGCGGTGGAGATGTTCAGGATGCTAGGCTCCGGCACGGAGGCGGTGATGGCGGCGATCCGCGCCGCAAGGAACTTCACAGGGAAGAAGAAGGTCATCAAGGTGGGCGGCGCCTACCACGGCTGGAGCGACCAGATGGTCTACGGCCTCCACATACCGGGGCTTGCCGGCTTCGAGGCGCACGGCATTCCCCCGGAGTGCATCGAGCACACACAGGAGTTTTTCCCCAACGACATCGACGGGCCGAACGGGCTTACCGCCATCATGGAGAAAAACGAGACGGACGGGGGAACCGCGGCGGTCATCGTGGAGCCGTTGGGGCCGGAGAGCGCCACCCGTCCGGTCACCCGGGACTTCAACCAGCGGGTGAGGGAGCTCTGCGACAGGTTCGGGGCGCTCCTAATCTTCGACGAGGTGGTCACCGGCTTTCGCGTTGGGCTCGGCGGGGCGCAGGGCTACTTCAAGATAAAGCCTGACCTCACTATCTTCGGAAAATGCGTCGCCGGGGGCTACCCGGCGGCGGGGGGGCTGGGCGGCCGCAGGGACATCATGCTGACCCTGGCGGCGGGCCTGGAGGCGGGAAAGCCGAGGGTTTATGTGGGGGGGACGCTGGCGGCAAATCCGTTGAGCTGTGTCGCGGGTTATTACTCGATCCTGGCGATCGAGGAAAACCGGGCCCACGTGGTCGCCGGTCAGGCGGGCGATCGCTTAGCTCAGGGGCTCAACGAGATCATCGAGAGGCACGGACTTCCCTTCGTGGCGTTCAACCACGGCTCGATATGCCACCTGGAGACCTCGGGGGTGATGCTTCTAAACATCGACCACCCGAATCTTCTGGATGAAGCCAAGCATAGAAAACACATGATGGAGGAGATGGGGGCCGCCTTTATGGCGGAGGGGATCGTGACACTGGCGGGAAGCCGGCTCTACACCTCCATGGCGGACACCGACGACGTGATAGACGACGCCCTCGAGCGCTTCGACCGGATTTTCAAGGATATTTAG
- a CDS encoding FGGY-family carbohydrate kinase, with translation MKGSETLVLVFDVGTTGCKTCLYRIEKRVEQLDSCVVEYPLYMTEGGGVEQKVDEWWEALCKSTKIVLKRKKVRKDGIAGMAFSCQMQGSILVDKEGKALHNPMIYMDSRSVEQIERFLYHGLFRIEKWNAPLTLKSLYYTGGLAATPKDPLWKYHWVKDNRHDIFERAHKWLDVKDYLILRCTGNYGMTYDSAHLTFVYDTRPKKLGWHEGLCRTFQVNTDHLPPVVGSTDVVGHLTDGAAKEMGLAPGIPVFGGGGDTSMTSIGAGCVRNHDTHIYIGTSGWVGANLDRRKVDVSNFIASILGPIPGLYCYIAEAETAGACLAWVRDHLAMDEIGIYLKEHPAKDPEARKDRLFTLLNRAVDETEPGAGGVIFTPWLHGNRAPREDSHARGMFFNMGLTTGKRMLIRSVLEGVAYHDRWMLEAVERAIPKRESVRLVGGGAKSEAWCQIMADVTGRKIETIERPQDAGAMGAAVVCGVGLKIIKSFTDASDFIKVTRTYEPRAEYKEMYDRNYSLFQDLYKQNKKLFYRMNAARQIKRPAPSGVEK, from the coding sequence ATGAAAGGTTCGGAAACACTGGTTCTGGTATTTGACGTTGGGACAACCGGATGCAAGACCTGTCTTTATAGAATCGAGAAGAGGGTGGAACAGCTCGACTCCTGCGTCGTGGAATATCCCCTCTACATGACGGAGGGCGGCGGCGTGGAGCAGAAGGTGGACGAGTGGTGGGAGGCCCTCTGCAAGTCCACGAAGATCGTCCTGAAGCGAAAAAAGGTCAGGAAGGATGGCATCGCCGGGATGGCCTTCAGCTGCCAGATGCAGGGCTCCATCCTCGTGGACAAGGAGGGCAAAGCGCTCCACAACCCGATGATATACATGGACAGCCGCTCCGTTGAGCAGATCGAGCGGTTCCTTTACCACGGGCTGTTCCGCATAGAGAAGTGGAACGCGCCGCTGACCCTGAAATCCCTTTATTACACCGGGGGGCTCGCCGCAACGCCGAAGGATCCGCTCTGGAAATACCACTGGGTCAAGGACAACCGCCACGATATATTCGAGCGGGCCCACAAGTGGCTCGATGTGAAGGACTACCTGATACTGCGTTGCACCGGCAACTACGGGATGACCTACGACTCCGCCCACCTCACCTTCGTGTACGACACGAGGCCGAAAAAACTGGGCTGGCACGAGGGTCTGTGCCGCACGTTTCAGGTAAATACGGATCACCTGCCGCCCGTGGTCGGCTCCACGGACGTGGTGGGGCATCTCACCGATGGGGCCGCAAAGGAGATGGGCCTTGCACCCGGAATCCCGGTCTTCGGGGGCGGGGGGGACACTTCGATGACTTCCATCGGCGCCGGCTGCGTCAGAAACCACGACACCCACATCTACATAGGGACATCGGGATGGGTAGGCGCGAACCTCGACAGGCGAAAGGTTGACGTAAGCAACTTCATCGCCTCCATTCTGGGGCCCATCCCCGGGCTTTACTGCTACATAGCCGAGGCCGAGACGGCGGGCGCCTGCCTGGCGTGGGTGCGAGATCACCTCGCAATGGACGAGATAGGGATATACTTAAAGGAGCACCCGGCGAAAGACCCGGAGGCGAGAAAGGATCGGCTGTTTACGCTCCTCAACAGGGCAGTGGACGAGACGGAACCGGGGGCCGGGGGGGTGATCTTTACCCCGTGGCTCCACGGAAACCGCGCCCCCAGGGAGGACTCCCACGCCCGCGGCATGTTCTTCAACATGGGTCTGACCACCGGAAAGAGGATGCTGATTCGCTCGGTGCTGGAGGGGGTCGCGTACCACGACCGGTGGATGCTGGAGGCGGTGGAGCGGGCAATCCCCAAAAGGGAGAGTGTCAGGCTGGTGGGCGGCGGGGCCAAGTCGGAGGCCTGGTGCCAGATCATGGCGGACGTGACCGGCCGGAAGATCGAGACCATCGAGAGGCCCCAGGATGCGGGCGCCATGGGCGCCGCGGTGGTCTGCGGGGTGGGGCTCAAGATAATAAAAAGCTTTACGGACGCCTCCGATTTTATCAAGGTGACCCGAACCTACGAGCCTAGAGCCGAGTACAAGGAGATGTACGACCGCAATTACAGTCTGTTTCAGGACCTTTACAAACAGAACAAAAAGCTCTTTTACCGAATGAACGCGGCCCGCCAGATAAAACGGCCGGCCCCCTCAGGAGTAGAAAAATGA
- a CDS encoding class II aldolase/adducin family protein, with the protein MTQFLKECRSVIDSAQWLLSQGYFGPELGTAGNVSVRIEGEELIAITPSGRRYQDLVPDDISIVDFGQNMVSGSHYPSVEAGMHLGVYRAREDVGAVVHTHQPYASILSVINEPIPPLFDDITMALGGVVEVVPYALSGSPELVEKVAGVITNGCMAFIMQNHGALCLGATIEKATKNVAFLEKVAHVYYHALTTGMPISEIPKETVQMLYSFSKTKTSI; encoded by the coding sequence ATGACCCAATTTTTGAAAGAGTGCCGGTCGGTCATAGATTCCGCCCAGTGGCTGTTATCCCAGGGATACTTCGGGCCGGAGCTGGGCACCGCCGGGAATGTGTCCGTGCGTATCGAAGGGGAGGAGTTGATCGCCATAACACCTTCCGGGCGCAGATACCAGGATCTTGTGCCGGACGACATATCAATCGTCGACTTCGGCCAGAACATGGTCTCAGGAAGCCACTATCCCAGCGTCGAGGCGGGGATGCACCTCGGCGTCTACCGCGCGAGGGAGGACGTGGGGGCGGTGGTCCATACCCACCAGCCGTACGCCAGCATCTTATCTGTCATCAACGAGCCGATCCCGCCCCTCTTCGACGATATCACCATGGCGCTGGGGGGAGTTGTCGAGGTGGTCCCCTACGCCCTGTCCGGCTCCCCGGAGCTGGTGGAAAAGGTGGCTGGAGTCATCACAAACGGCTGTATGGCGTTCATAATGCAGAATCACGGGGCGCTCTGCCTCGGGGCCACTATCGAAAAGGCCACCAAGAACGTGGCGTTTCTCGAAAAGGTCGCCCACGTCTATTACCACGCCCTGACAACTGGCATGCCGATAAGCGAGATCCCTAAAGAGACCGTTCAGATGCTTTACAGCTTCAGCAAGACCAAAACAAGCATTTGA
- a CDS encoding metallophosphoesterase yields MFFLKFMTIYILMNAYIYFRGFTAISGQGRWVIGLRLLFVFLVVAFPVMHSLEDNLYGTFWNTVSMIGSFWVVAMVYFFLIVLLSDVVKLIDHIVPVIPSRFKANQKRTGKAAFFGSVAVVVLIIFLGWLNTRFIRVENVKVNLAKLPEAHNSTTVIFVSDSHIVPTTHGKQVEKFVKEINAENPDIILIGGDLVEGSVDGLGRFSGILSQLRARHGVYAVFGNHEYHGGVEKAEVFMKSAGIVVLRNKVVTFPGIANLVGLDDPRSRVKAASIPDLMAECDASLPTILLTHRPTKMEEYAESGIDLMLAGHSHHGQFFPLTIVTDFVYKVSYGYARIGQMQVYVTSGIGTWGPPVRILTHPEIVRISLINERSGN; encoded by the coding sequence ATGTTTTTTTTGAAATTCATGACGATCTACATTTTGATGAATGCCTACATCTATTTCCGCGGTTTTACCGCGATTTCAGGCCAGGGCAGATGGGTCATCGGCCTAAGACTCCTGTTTGTCTTCCTGGTCGTCGCCTTTCCGGTCATGCACTCCCTGGAGGATAACCTATACGGTACCTTTTGGAATACTGTAAGTATGATCGGCTCGTTCTGGGTTGTGGCGATGGTCTATTTCTTCTTGATCGTCTTGTTGTCGGACGTAGTGAAACTCATAGATCACATTGTGCCCGTAATACCTTCCCGGTTCAAGGCAAACCAAAAACGAACGGGTAAAGCGGCCTTTTTCGGATCCGTTGCGGTCGTCGTCCTAATTATCTTTCTCGGCTGGCTCAACACGCGGTTTATCAGGGTCGAAAACGTAAAGGTAAATCTTGCGAAACTCCCGGAGGCCCATAATTCCACGACCGTAATATTTGTCTCCGACTCTCACATCGTGCCGACCACACACGGGAAACAAGTGGAGAAATTCGTAAAAGAAATCAATGCAGAAAACCCCGATATAATCCTCATCGGCGGCGATCTCGTTGAAGGGAGCGTCGACGGTCTGGGTCGTTTTTCGGGAATTCTCTCCCAGCTTAGGGCGCGTCATGGCGTATATGCGGTGTTTGGAAACCACGAATACCACGGAGGGGTGGAAAAAGCGGAGGTTTTCATGAAGTCCGCTGGAATTGTTGTGTTGAGGAACAAGGTTGTGACCTTTCCGGGCATTGCTAACCTCGTGGGGCTCGACGACCCGAGGTCAAGAGTTAAGGCGGCGTCGATCCCGGACCTTATGGCAGAATGCGACGCATCTCTCCCCACGATCCTGTTGACGCACCGTCCGACAAAAATGGAAGAATACGCCGAAAGCGGGATCGACCTCATGCTTGCCGGTCATTCCCATCACGGCCAGTTCTTCCCTCTCACGATCGTGACCGATTTTGTCTATAAGGTGAGTTACGGTTACGCCCGGATCGGCCAGATGCAGGTCTATGTTACCAGCGGCATTGGCACATGGGGGCCGCCCGTTAGGATCCTCACGCACCCGGAGATAGTAAGAATCTCCCTGATAAATGAGCGGAGCGGGAACTAA
- a CDS encoding lysophospholipid acyltransferase family protein: MRYTVYNTPILSYFLQRLSIYIFRIFGWRVEGRLPNIPKFVAIATHTSNWDFLVMLFLAFALRTNISTLGKDSLFRWPFGVFFRWCGCIPVDRSKSSNVVEAMIQVFGNSEKLILVITPEGTRKKVKYWKTGFYYIAQGAQVPIVLAFIDYRRKTAGIGLVITPTGDIEADIELIKSFYANVSGKFPEKAGDVEIEQKKIKR; encoded by the coding sequence ATGCGTTATACAGTTTATAATACTCCAATTTTAAGTTATTTTCTACAAAGACTATCTATATATATTTTTAGAATCTTTGGTTGGCGTGTTGAGGGTCGATTACCGAATATTCCAAAATTTGTTGCCATTGCAACCCACACGTCCAACTGGGATTTTCTGGTCATGTTGTTCCTTGCCTTTGCGTTAAGGACTAATATATCTACATTGGGAAAAGACAGCTTATTTCGTTGGCCGTTTGGTGTGTTTTTCAGATGGTGTGGATGTATACCTGTTGATCGTTCAAAATCCAGTAATGTAGTCGAAGCAATGATTCAAGTCTTTGGCAATAGCGAAAAACTAATTCTGGTCATTACTCCCGAAGGAACGCGTAAGAAGGTAAAGTATTGGAAAACAGGATTCTATTATATTGCGCAAGGCGCTCAAGTTCCGATTGTACTTGCTTTTATCGATTATCGTCGCAAAACTGCCGGAATCGGTCTTGTGATTACACCGACCGGAGATATTGAGGCGGACATCGAGTTAATAAAATCTTTTTATGCGAACGTATCCGGGAAGTTTCCGGAAAAAGCAGGGGATGTAGAAATTGAACAAAAAAAGATAAAGAGATAA